A window from Hymenobacter volaticus encodes these proteins:
- a CDS encoding NAD(P)/FAD-dependent oxidoreductase: MPAASTVSSVPRPRRHRPPAAPLLDYDVVIVGAGSAGLSAALVLGRCLRRVLVCDGGSPRNAPSPGVQSFFTRDGIKPADLLRLGHEQLRPYTTVEVRAVRVINLEAVPTGFQLTLEGESGRTSMCTARKVLLATGVQDVLPAVDGMRELWGKGVLHCPYCHGWEVRDEPLAVFGHSKTVTGLALLVSRWSKDVIVCTDGSTSLTANALRRLRQHGIKVRQEKISQLEGTKSGKLKHIVFENGEKLARTAVFIHPHQQQRSLLAEQLGCRFTKKGGVWVNKNAETTFPGLYAAGDATPGTQQALLAAAKGGQAAICINEQLTREECPK; this comes from the coding sequence ATGCCTGCTGCCTCCACTGTATCCTCTGTCCCCCGCCCGCGTCGTCATCGTCCGCCAGCGGCACCCCTGCTCGACTACGACGTAGTGATAGTAGGGGCGGGCAGCGCGGGCCTGAGTGCCGCGCTGGTACTTGGCCGTTGTCTGCGGCGGGTATTGGTTTGCGACGGTGGTTCGCCTCGCAATGCTCCTTCTCCGGGCGTGCAGAGCTTTTTCACCCGCGACGGTATCAAGCCGGCCGATTTACTACGGCTTGGCCACGAGCAGTTGCGCCCCTACACGACGGTTGAAGTGCGCGCGGTGCGAGTAATAAACTTGGAAGCTGTACCAACTGGCTTTCAACTGACGCTGGAAGGAGAATCGGGACGAACCAGCATGTGCACCGCGCGAAAAGTGCTGCTAGCAACTGGCGTTCAAGATGTGCTGCCCGCAGTAGACGGCATGCGTGAATTGTGGGGCAAAGGCGTGCTTCATTGCCCGTATTGCCACGGCTGGGAAGTGCGCGACGAGCCACTGGCCGTATTTGGGCACAGCAAAACAGTAACGGGTTTGGCTTTGCTCGTTAGCCGGTGGAGCAAAGATGTAATCGTTTGTACGGATGGTTCGACCAGCCTTACTGCCAATGCCCTTCGCCGCTTGCGCCAACACGGTATCAAGGTGCGCCAAGAAAAGATCAGCCAGCTAGAAGGAACCAAGAGCGGCAAGCTAAAGCACATCGTTTTCGAAAATGGGGAGAAACTTGCTCGGACGGCGGTTTTCATTCACCCGCATCAGCAGCAGCGTAGCTTACTAGCCGAGCAGTTAGGCTGTCGGTTCACGAAGAAAGGTGGCGTGTGGGTCAACAAAAACGCCGAAACTACTTTCCCTGGCCTATACGCCGCTGGCGACGCCACACCCGGCACGCAGCAAGCCTTATTGGCCGCCGCCAAAGGTGGGCAAGCCGCCATCTGTATCAACGAGCAGCTAACCCGGGAGGAATGTCCTAAATAG
- a CDS encoding SDR family oxidoreductase encodes MAAKKAAPKDSAAKDATTQKPAASKPTAVTPAAKQTAAATSAPKPVKRPTAKEMKQHAEKLPYPAKQADMKLQPDMSFSTYRAASKLQDKIALVTGADSGVGRAVAVAFAMEGAHVAVLYNENTVDAEETKRLVEAQGRRCILLQSDVRDPEQCKQAIRRTRAELGGLNILVNNAAFQMSAEKFEDIPEEQIRRTFDTNILGYIWMAQAAIPHLQPGDSIINTGSIVGLTGIPILVDYACTKSAIHALTKSLATYLGEKGIRVNCVVPGPVWTPNIPGTMPAEEIEKFGYEVALARPGQPEELAPAYVLLASQDGSFMTGSLVHVTGGKMSSDQ; translated from the coding sequence ATGGCTGCCAAGAAAGCTGCTCCTAAAGATTCTGCCGCAAAAGACGCCACCACCCAAAAGCCTGCTGCCAGCAAACCTACGGCCGTTACGCCCGCAGCCAAACAAACGGCGGCGGCTACATCTGCTCCCAAGCCGGTGAAGCGCCCTACAGCGAAAGAAATGAAGCAGCACGCCGAGAAGCTGCCTTATCCGGCCAAGCAAGCCGATATGAAGTTGCAGCCCGATATGAGCTTCAGCACGTACCGCGCCGCCAGCAAGCTTCAGGATAAGATTGCACTGGTTACCGGCGCCGATTCGGGCGTTGGACGGGCAGTAGCGGTGGCCTTTGCTATGGAAGGGGCACACGTGGCCGTGCTTTACAACGAGAACACCGTGGATGCCGAAGAAACTAAGCGCTTGGTGGAAGCACAGGGCCGTCGTTGCATCTTGCTCCAGAGCGACGTGCGCGACCCCGAGCAGTGCAAGCAAGCCATTCGCCGCACCCGCGCCGAGCTAGGCGGCTTAAACATCCTCGTCAACAACGCGGCCTTTCAGATGAGCGCCGAGAAGTTCGAGGACATTCCCGAAGAGCAAATTCGCCGCACTTTCGACACCAACATCCTCGGCTACATTTGGATGGCGCAAGCCGCCATACCGCACCTGCAGCCAGGCGACAGCATCATCAACACGGGCAGCATTGTGGGTCTGACAGGCATCCCGATTCTGGTAGATTATGCCTGCACAAAATCGGCTATCCACGCCCTTACCAAGAGCCTCGCGACCTACCTTGGGGAGAAAGGAATTCGGGTGAACTGCGTGGTGCCCGGTCCAGTCTGGACGCCCAATATTCCGGGTACGATGCCCGCCGAAGAAATCGAGAAGTTTGGCTATGAGGTGGCCCTGGCCCGCCCCGGCCAACCCGAAGAACTAGCTCCTGCCTACGTGCTACTCGCCTCGCAAGACGGCTCGTTCATGACCGGCTCCTTGGTGCATGTGACCGGCGGCAAGATGAGTTCCGATCAGTAA
- a CDS encoding M20/M25/M40 family metallo-hydrolase → MKKRYASGLLLLAALAGFSAPDTALQKVRQYRQAHELPLLTEYMQFLAIPNVAADSANLRQTARFIVGMMQKRGIKAQLLPATTPGVPPVVYGEVRTPGAKRTIIFYAHYDGQPVNAAQWVAGLSPFQPQLASTALAQGGQLLPMVRAGQPINPDWRLYGRSSSDDKAGVMAILAGYEALAQSKLKPGVNIKFFFEGEEEKGSPHLSEIVEGHRALLASDLWIICDGPVHQSGQKQVVFGARGDVNVNLTVYASKRPLHSGHYGNWAPNPALTLAQLLASMKDSTGRVTVAGFYDDVVPLTATERQALGRVPNLDATIKQELGFARPDGNGQTLNELINQPSLNINGMRSANVGAQAANVIPTTAEAALDLRLVLGNDSKRQVEKVVRHIQKQGFFVTTQEPTDAERARYPRIVRVEPKTGYNAERTPMDLPIAREVVAAVQRTTSQTVVQVPTSGGSLPLHVFKKINAVTLTVPVANYDNNQHAENENLRLGNLWDGLETMAAIMQMK, encoded by the coding sequence ATGAAAAAACGATACGCATCGGGTTTATTGTTGCTGGCGGCGCTGGCAGGTTTTAGTGCACCGGATACTGCCTTGCAGAAAGTGCGGCAGTACCGGCAAGCGCACGAGTTGCCGCTGCTCACCGAGTACATGCAGTTTCTGGCCATTCCCAACGTGGCCGCCGATAGCGCCAACCTGCGCCAAACAGCCCGCTTCATTGTGGGCATGATGCAGAAACGGGGAATCAAGGCGCAGCTGCTGCCAGCTACCACGCCGGGTGTACCGCCAGTCGTGTATGGCGAAGTACGTACGCCGGGCGCCAAAAGAACCATCATTTTCTATGCCCATTACGATGGACAGCCAGTGAATGCCGCGCAATGGGTGGCGGGGCTCAGCCCGTTTCAACCGCAATTAGCCAGCACGGCACTAGCGCAAGGCGGCCAGCTACTGCCCATGGTGCGCGCGGGCCAGCCCATCAACCCCGATTGGCGCCTGTACGGGCGCAGCAGCTCCGACGATAAAGCGGGCGTAATGGCTATCCTGGCTGGCTATGAAGCTCTGGCTCAAAGCAAACTCAAGCCGGGTGTCAACATCAAGTTCTTTTTCGAGGGCGAAGAAGAAAAAGGCTCGCCTCACCTGAGCGAAATAGTGGAAGGTCACCGAGCCCTGCTCGCCTCCGACCTCTGGATTATCTGCGACGGACCCGTGCACCAATCCGGGCAAAAGCAAGTGGTGTTCGGTGCCCGCGGCGACGTAAACGTCAACCTTACGGTATATGCTTCCAAGCGGCCCTTGCACAGCGGCCACTATGGCAACTGGGCACCAAATCCGGCTCTTACGCTGGCGCAGCTATTGGCCTCTATGAAAGACAGCACGGGGCGGGTCACTGTTGCGGGTTTCTATGATGACGTGGTGCCGCTGACGGCGACCGAGCGCCAAGCGCTTGGCCGAGTGCCTAACCTCGATGCCACCATCAAGCAAGAGCTTGGTTTTGCCCGCCCTGATGGCAACGGGCAGACACTGAATGAATTAATAAATCAACCTTCGCTCAATATCAACGGCATGCGCAGTGCCAACGTGGGAGCTCAAGCAGCCAACGTAATTCCCACCACCGCCGAAGCGGCGCTAGACTTGCGCTTGGTGCTCGGCAACGACAGCAAGCGGCAAGTAGAGAAAGTGGTGCGCCATATCCAGAAGCAAGGCTTCTTTGTGACCACGCAGGAACCCACTGACGCCGAGCGAGCCCGCTACCCTCGCATCGTGCGGGTGGAACCTAAAACCGGTTACAACGCCGAGCGCACGCCCATGGACTTGCCCATTGCCCGCGAAGTGGTGGCCGCCGTGCAGCGTACCACTTCGCAGACGGTAGTGCAAGTGCCTACTTCCGGGGGCAGCTTGCCGCTCCACGTTTTCAAAAAGATAAACGCCGTAACGCTCACGGTACCAGTTGCTAATTACGACAACAACCAGCACGCCGAAAACGAAAATCTGCGCTTAGGCAACCTCTGGGATGGCCTGGAAACCATGGCGGCCATCATGCAGATGAAATAA
- a CDS encoding gluconate 2-dehydrogenase subunit 3 family protein gives MSAPVYPSGTVRALLATNLVTDATRAALQARLDAPVHEPEFFEPQTYALLQAVAARLIPQPDRAEPIDVAGGIDKRLAEGKADGWRYNAMPPDREAYRLGLGGINQAAQALHQQPFLALTEPQQDAVLEAVAAGTAPGENWQQLPIGRFFEEMLAELTENYYSHPLAQEEIGYVGMADVPGWTHIQPNDLEPREPKAD, from the coding sequence ATGTCTGCTCCCGTATACCCTTCTGGTACTGTCCGTGCGCTGTTGGCCACCAATTTGGTGACCGATGCCACCCGCGCGGCCCTACAAGCGCGCCTCGACGCACCCGTTCACGAGCCCGAATTCTTTGAGCCCCAAACCTATGCTTTGCTGCAAGCTGTAGCGGCCCGCCTCATCCCACAACCCGATCGGGCCGAACCCATCGACGTGGCTGGCGGCATTGATAAGCGCCTCGCCGAAGGCAAAGCCGACGGCTGGCGCTATAATGCCATGCCCCCCGACCGAGAAGCGTACCGCTTGGGCTTAGGTGGCATCAACCAGGCCGCTCAAGCTCTGCATCAGCAGCCCTTCTTGGCACTTACGGAGCCGCAGCAAGATGCAGTGCTTGAAGCCGTTGCTGCCGGCACCGCGCCCGGCGAGAACTGGCAGCAACTGCCCATCGGTCGGTTTTTCGAGGAGATGCTGGCCGAGCTAACCGAGAACTATTATTCTCATCCGTTGGCACAAGAGGAAATCGGCTACGTGGGCATGGCCGACGTTCCCGGCTGGACCCATATTCAACCCAACGACCTGGAGCCCCGCGAGCCAAAAGCCGACTGA
- a CDS encoding GMC family oxidoreductase, translated as MPDEEVLEEGVLNPIKTEIQDPLLQAILEENGSPLAAPTELEQPAPLPDPVDEVDCVVIGTGAGGAPLLARLAMAGLKVVALEAGPRRNPITDYATDEKAQAFLFWNDERLSAGQNPVAFGNNNSGTGVGGSTLHYTAYTPRAQDDDLHLHRDFGVGVDWPFGIDELEPYYDELEQFLGVSGPTPYLWGAPRRRGYPLAPLPLNGAALLMQQACAQLGIQTSPAANAALSARYYQEGVGWREACTNRGFCQAGCNVGAKASMDVTFLPLAEAHGAEIRADAFVTEIERDEKGRVTGVVYEQYGVTVRQRCRHLFLCAGAVETPRLLLLNELALTSGQVGKHFMAHPGMQVWGTFSEDIRPYKGIPGGLISEDTHRPKDADFAGGYLLQSIGVMPVTFASQMARGRKLWGQQLRDYMRNYNHISGINILGDCLPHANNFLELAEEKDARGLPKPRLHFTAQENELRMNAHSEKLMREIWTAAGATDLWAYERYAHVIGTARMGLSGDDAVVNPDGRAFDVPNLYICDNSVFPSALSVNPALTIMALSLRTADKFLAAQARLDG; from the coding sequence ATGCCCGACGAAGAAGTTCTCGAAGAAGGCGTTCTGAATCCTATAAAGACCGAAATCCAGGACCCGCTCTTGCAGGCCATTTTGGAAGAAAATGGTAGCCCCCTCGCGGCTCCTACCGAACTGGAACAGCCTGCGCCGCTCCCCGACCCCGTAGACGAGGTGGACTGCGTGGTAATTGGTACCGGCGCTGGTGGCGCACCGCTACTAGCCCGCTTGGCCATGGCGGGTCTGAAAGTGGTGGCCCTGGAAGCCGGCCCGCGCCGCAACCCTATCACCGACTACGCCACCGACGAAAAAGCCCAAGCGTTCCTGTTCTGGAACGATGAACGCCTTTCCGCCGGCCAAAATCCGGTAGCCTTCGGCAACAACAACTCCGGGACCGGGGTGGGCGGCTCTACGCTGCACTACACCGCCTACACGCCCCGCGCCCAAGACGACGACCTACACCTGCACCGCGACTTCGGGGTAGGAGTGGACTGGCCTTTCGGAATCGATGAGCTGGAGCCATACTATGATGAGCTAGAACAGTTTTTGGGTGTTTCGGGGCCTACGCCGTACTTGTGGGGGGCACCGCGTCGCAGAGGGTATCCGCTGGCGCCGCTGCCCCTCAACGGAGCCGCGCTGCTGATGCAGCAGGCGTGCGCACAATTGGGTATTCAAACTTCTCCGGCCGCCAACGCGGCGCTTTCGGCGCGCTACTACCAAGAAGGGGTTGGCTGGCGCGAGGCCTGCACCAACCGCGGTTTTTGCCAAGCAGGCTGCAATGTCGGCGCCAAAGCCAGCATGGACGTCACGTTTCTGCCGCTGGCCGAAGCACATGGCGCCGAAATCCGGGCCGATGCATTTGTAACCGAAATTGAGCGCGACGAAAAAGGCCGCGTCACGGGCGTAGTGTATGAGCAGTACGGCGTGACGGTGCGGCAGCGCTGTCGTCACCTGTTTCTGTGCGCGGGGGCCGTCGAGACGCCGCGCTTGCTGCTGCTCAACGAGCTGGCGCTTACCAGTGGGCAGGTTGGCAAGCACTTCATGGCGCATCCGGGCATGCAGGTGTGGGGTACTTTCTCCGAGGACATCCGGCCCTACAAAGGCATTCCGGGCGGCCTGATTTCCGAGGACACGCACCGGCCCAAAGACGCTGACTTTGCCGGTGGCTACTTGCTGCAAAGCATTGGCGTGATGCCCGTTACTTTCGCCTCCCAAATGGCGCGCGGCCGTAAGCTCTGGGGCCAGCAGCTGCGTGACTACATGCGCAACTACAACCACATATCCGGTATCAATATCCTCGGCGACTGTCTGCCCCACGCCAACAATTTCCTGGAACTGGCCGAGGAAAAAGATGCCCGTGGCCTGCCCAAGCCGCGCCTGCACTTCACGGCTCAGGAAAACGAGTTGCGCATGAACGCTCACTCCGAGAAGCTGATGCGCGAAATATGGACCGCCGCCGGTGCCACCGACCTATGGGCCTACGAACGATACGCCCACGTCATCGGCACGGCTCGCATGGGCCTGAGCGGCGATGATGCCGTCGTCAACCCCGACGGCCGCGCCTTCGACGTACCCAACCTCTACATCTGCGACAACTCTGTTTTTCCAAGCGCCCTCAGCGTCAACCCCGCCCTCACCATTATGGCTCTCAGCCTGCGCACCGCCGACAAATTCTTGGCAGCACAAGCACGGCTCGATGGCTAG